The proteins below are encoded in one region of Pseudobacteroides sp.:
- a CDS encoding IS110 family transposase: MEKKFMVKYVNPSLTHAERKSAATYQKSDSIDSFCVAKALLSKFDTLHDAQPSDLHWILADLVGKRRLLVKHSTATKNQLHVYLGHNYTNYRRFFSGFDGKAALSFWERYPSPSAIKDTTIENLTEFLWEKSHHFYTINKAVEIMDYIDKDGYEDLPFQEEKDSIITLTVKQLKANQELISGIEEEIKKVLPQFGYKLESMYGLGAINAAELVAEIGDINRFPNADTLACYAGISPIRYSSGQTDKHFSNKMGNKNLRQTLFNISITLLTDPHKKGIPKNQYFFDYYNKKISEGKTTKQALRCIMRKLTNIIYKMMRDKSEYREPPRKSPEENLAHKPTKNKKK, from the coding sequence ATTGAAAAGAAATTCATGGTAAAGTATGTAAACCCGTCTCTTACACATGCAGAAAGGAAAAGTGCAGCAACATACCAGAAGTCAGATTCCATTGATTCCTTTTGTGTTGCCAAAGCATTATTGAGTAAATTTGATACTTTGCATGATGCACAGCCAAGCGACCTCCATTGGATTCTTGCTGATCTGGTGGGCAAAAGACGCTTACTGGTAAAGCACAGTACAGCAACAAAAAACCAATTGCATGTTTATTTAGGGCATAATTACACCAATTACCGCCGTTTCTTTTCAGGCTTTGACGGTAAGGCAGCATTATCATTCTGGGAAAGGTATCCTTCACCATCAGCCATAAAAGATACTACGATTGAAAACCTTACAGAATTTTTGTGGGAGAAAAGCCATCACTTTTACACCATTAATAAAGCCGTTGAAATCATGGATTATATTGATAAAGATGGCTATGAGGATTTACCATTTCAGGAAGAAAAGGATTCCATTATTACACTCACTGTAAAACAGTTAAAAGCAAATCAGGAATTGATAAGCGGTATTGAGGAAGAGATAAAAAAGGTTTTGCCTCAGTTCGGATATAAACTGGAGTCCATGTACGGTCTTGGTGCAATCAATGCTGCCGAACTGGTGGCAGAAATAGGGGACATAAACCGTTTCCCCAATGCCGACACTCTGGCCTGTTATGCAGGGATTTCGCCAATCCGTTATTCATCAGGCCAAACCGACAAGCATTTCAGCAACAAAATGGGCAATAAAAATCTAAGGCAGACACTCTTCAATATTTCCATCACATTATTGACCGACCCACACAAAAAAGGAATCCCCAAAAATCAATATTTCTTTGACTATTACAATAAAAAGATATCCGAAGGAAAAACCACCAAGCAGGCTCTAAGATGTATCATGAGAAAGCTTACAAATATCATATATAAAATGATGCGTGACAAGTCGGAATACAGAGAGCCACCAAGAAAGAGTCCAGAGGAAAATCTGGCACATAAACCAACCAAGAACAAAAAGAAGTAG